A genomic region of Helicoverpa zea isolate HzStark_Cry1AcR chromosome 8, ilHelZeax1.1, whole genome shotgun sequence contains the following coding sequences:
- the LOC124632301 gene encoding chromatin-remodeling complex ATPase chain Iswi isoform X2 — translation MSQTEEPMDVAADVGENSNGSSSDTTSSRGKEGDFESKIETDRSKRFEFLLKQTEIFSHFMTNTPKSGSSPPKPKAGRPKKIKQDVEPGGGSAGDHRHRKTEQEEDEELLAETNTKVKSIFRFEASPHYIKNGEMRDYQVRGLNWMISLYENGINGILADEMGLGKTLQTISLLGYMKHFKNVPGPHIVIVPKSTLTNWMNEFKKWCPSLRAVCLIGDQETRSTFIREVLMPGNWDVCITSYEMIIRERSVFKKFNWRYMVIDEAHRIKNEKSKLSELLREFKSMNRLLLTGTPLQNNLHELWALLNFLLPDVFNSSDDFDSWFNTNAALGDNQLVSRLHAVLRPFLLRRLKSEVERKLKPKKEVKVYVGLSKMQREWYTKVLMKDIDVVNGAGKVEKMRLQNILMQLRKCCNHPYLFDGAEPGPPYTTDLHLVYNCGKLAILDKLLPKLQEQDSRVLIFSQMTRMLDILEDYCLWRQYKYCRLDGQTPHEDRNRQIEEYNAEGSEKFVFMLSTRAGGLGINLTSADVVIIYDSDWNPQMDLQAMDRAHRIGQKKQVRVFRLITENTVEEKIVERAEVKLRLDKLVIQSGRLVDQKSQLNKDEMLNMIRHGANHVFSSKDSEITEEDIDVILAKGEHKTEELKQKLESLGESSLRAFSMDTPGATTDSVYQFEGEDYREKQKVLPIGNWIEPPKRERKANYAVDAYFREALRVSEPKAPKAPRPPKQPIVQDFQFFPPRLFELLDQEIYHYRKTLGYKVPRNPELGPDAAKIQREEQRKIDDAEALTEEEIQEKEQLLTQGFTNWTKRDFNQFIKANEKYGRDDIENIAKDVEGKTPEEVMEYSAVFWERCHELQDIDRIMGQIERGEAKIQRRASIKKALDAKMARYRAPFHQLRISYGTNKGKNYVEEEDRFLVCMLHKLGFDKENVYEELRASVHAAPQFRFDWFLKSRTAVELQRRCNTLITLIERENQELEEKERAEKKKKSGAANQNTPGGNATGKGANTSKRKADNTPDTAQKHKKKKK, via the exons ATGTCTCAAACAGAGGAACCTATGGACGTTGCTGCAGATGTTGGGGAAAATTCA AATGGATCATCAAGCGACACTACTTCCTCGAGAGGCAAAGAAGGGGATTTCGAAAGTAAAATTGAAACTGATCGTTCAAAAAGATTTGAGTTTCTGTTGAAACAAACTGAGATTTTCTCTCATTTCATGACAAATACTCCCAAATCTGGCAGCAGTCCACCAAAACCAAAAGCCGGCAGACCTAAGAAGATCAAACAAGACGTGGAGCCGGGCGGAGGGTCAGCGGGAGA CCACCGCCACCGAAAGACTGAACAGGAAGAAGACGAAGAGCTACTTGCAGAAACAAACACTAAAGTAAAATCAATATTCCGTTTTGAAGCTTCCCCGcattatattaaaaatggagAAATGCGTGATTATCAAGTAAGAGGTCTTAACTGGATGATCTCCCTGTATGAAAATGGCATCAATGGTATCTTGGCAGATGAGATGGGTCTTGGTAAAACATTACAGACTATTTCTTTGCTTGGATACATGAAGCATTTCAA AAATGTCCCAGGACCGCACATTGTTATTGTTCCAAAATCAACATTAACAAATTGGATGAATGAATTTAAGAAATGGTGTCCATCCCTGAGAGCTGTATGCCTAATTGGTGACCAAGAAACTAGG aGCACATTCATTCGAGAAGTCCTGATGCCTGGTAACTGGGATGTTTGTATTACATCTTACGAGATGATAATTCGGGAGAGATCAGTATTCAAGAAATTTAACTGGAGATACATGGTGATTGACGAAGCTCATCGAATCAAGAATGAAAAGTCAAAACTTTCGGAACTGCTTAGAGAGTTCAAGAGTATGAATCGGCTGCTGCTCACTGGTACCCCACTGCAAAACAATCTCCATGAGCTGTGGGCCCTGCTCAACTTCCTGTTGCCTGATGTATTTAACAGTTCTGAT GACTTTGATTCTTGGTTCAACACTAATGCAGCTCTCGGTGACAATCAACTAGTGTCTCGGTTGCATGCAGTGTTAAGACCATTCTTACTTCGTCGCCTGAAGTCTGAGGTGGAAAGGAAACTTAAACCGAAAAAGGAGGTGAAAGTGTATGTAGGTTTGAGCAAAATGCAAAGAGAATGGTATACTAAGGTCCTGATGAAAGACATTGACGTTG TAAATGGTGCTGGCAAGGTTGAAAAGATGCGACTGCAGAACATTCTTATGCAACTGCGCAAATGCTGCAACCATCCTTACCTATTTGACGGTGCAGAGCCTGGCCCACCCTACACAACTGACTTGCACCTTGTGTACAACTGTGGAAAACTTGCCATCCTTGACAAATTGTTGCCAAAACTCCAAGAGCAGGATTCTAGAGTACTGATATTTTCCCAAATGACCAGGATGTTGGACATTCTAGAAGATTATTGTCTTTGGCGGCAGTATAAG TACTGCCGTTTAGATGGCCAAACACCACATGAAGATAGAAATAGGCAAATCGAAGAGTATAATGCAGAAGGAAGTGAGAAATTTGTCTTCATGCTGTCGACGCGCGCTGGAGGTTTGGGTATTAACTTGACGTCGGCCGATGTCGTCATAATTTACGATTCCGATTGGAATCCGCAAATGGATTTGCAGGCTATGGACAGAGCACATCGTATTGGGCAGAAAAAACAA GTAAGAGTATTCAGACTCATTACGGAAAATACGGTGGAAGAGAAGATTGTAGAACGAGCTGAAGTGAAGCTCAGGTTAGACAAACTCGTGATACAATCTGGTCGCTTAGTTGATCAGAAGAGTCAGCTCAATAAGGACGAAATGCTCAACATGATCAGACACGGTGCCAACCACGTGTTCTCGTCTAAAGATTCTGAAATCACTGAAGAAGATATTGACGTCATATTAGCTAAAGGAGAGCACAAG ACTGAAGAGTTGAAGCAAAAACTGGAGAGTCTAGGAGAATCTTCACTACGAGCCTTTTCCATGGACACACCTGGCGCCACAACAGATTCGGTCTACCAGTTTGAAG GGGAGGATTACAGAGAGAAGCAGAAAGTGTTACCCATTGGTAATTGGATAGAACCGCCTAAACGCGAGCGTAAAGCTAACTATGCAGTGGACGCGTACTTCCGAGAGGCACTGCGCGTGTCCGAACCGAAGGCGCCTAAG GCACCTCGTCCTCCAAAGCAACCGATTGTGCAAGATTTCCAGTTCTTCCCGCCACGACTTTTCGAACTTCTGGATCAAGAAATATATCACTACCGCAAAACACTGGG GTACAAAGTTCCTCGGAATCCCGAGTTGGGTCCCGATGCTGCCAAGATTCAAAGAGAAGAACAACGGAAGATAGATGACGCTGAAGCTCTTACTGAAGAAGAAATACAGGAGAAAGAACAGTTGTTAACTCAAG GGTTTACCAACTGGACGAAGCGAGACTTCAACCAATTCATTAAAGCAAATGAAAAATATGGTCGAGATGACATTGAAAacattgccaaagatgttgaagGCAAAACTCCTGAAGAA GTTATGGAATATTCTGCAGTTTTTTGGGAGAGGTGTCACGAACTTCAAGATATAGACAGAATAATGGGACAAATTGAAAGAGGAGAGGCCAAAATACAAAGAAGAGCGTCTATCAAAAAAGCGCTGGATGCTAAGATGGCGCGGTATCGAGCTCCATTCCATCAATTAAGAATCTCGTATGGAACGAATAAAGGAAAAAATTACGTTGAGGAAGAGGACAg GTTCCTCGTGTGCATGTTGCATAAATTAGGCTTCGATAAAGAAAACGTGTATGAAGAACTTCGAGCATCAGTACATGCTGCACCACAATTCAGATTTGATTGGTTCCTCAAGTCCAGAACAGCCGTAGAATTGCAACGCAG ATGTAATACTCTTATAACTTTGATCGAAAGAGAAAATCAAGAACTTGAAGAAAAAGAAAGAGctgaaaagaagaaaaagagtgGTGCCGCCAATCAAAATACACCTGGCGGAAATGCGACTGGCAAAGGCGCTAATACAAGTAAACGCAAAGCCGACAACACACCTGATACCGCCCAAAAGcacaaaaagaagaaaaagtga
- the LOC124632301 gene encoding chromatin-remodeling complex ATPase chain Iswi isoform X1: MSQTEEPMDVAADVGENSNGSSSDTTSSRGKEGDFESKIETDRSKRFEFLLKQTEIFSHFMTNTPKSGSSPPKPKAGRPKKIKQDVEPGGGSAGDHRHRKTEQEEDEELLAETNTKVKSIFRFEASPHYIKNGEMRDYQVRGLNWMISLYENGINGILADEMGLGKTLQTISLLGYMKHFKNVPGPHIVIVPKSTLTNWMNEFKKWCPSLRAVCLIGDQETRSTFIREVLMPGNWDVCITSYEMIIRERSVFKKFNWRYMVIDEAHRIKNEKSKLSELLREFKSMNRLLLTGTPLQNNLHELWALLNFLLPDVFNSSDDFDSWFNTNAALGDNQLVSRLHAVLRPFLLRRLKSEVERKLKPKKEVKVYVGLSKMQREWYTKVLMKDIDVVNGAGKVEKMRLQNILMQLRKCCNHPYLFDGAEPGPPYTTDLHLVYNCGKLAILDKLLPKLQEQDSRVLIFSQMTRMLDILEDYCLWRQYKYCRLDGQTPHEDRNRQIEEYNAEGSEKFVFMLSTRAGGLGINLTSADVVIIYDSDWNPQMDLQAMDRAHRIGQKKQVRVFRLITENTVEEKIVERAEVKLRLDKLVIQSGRLVDQKSQLNKDEMLNMIRHGANHVFSSKDSEITEEDIDVILAKGEHKTEELKQKLESLGESSLRAFSMDTPGATTDSVYQFEGEDYREKQKVLPIGNWIEPPKRERKANYAVDAYFREALRVSEPKAPKVQAPRPPKQPIVQDFQFFPPRLFELLDQEIYHYRKTLGYKVPRNPELGPDAAKIQREEQRKIDDAEALTEEEIQEKEQLLTQGFTNWTKRDFNQFIKANEKYGRDDIENIAKDVEGKTPEEVMEYSAVFWERCHELQDIDRIMGQIERGEAKIQRRASIKKALDAKMARYRAPFHQLRISYGTNKGKNYVEEEDRFLVCMLHKLGFDKENVYEELRASVHAAPQFRFDWFLKSRTAVELQRRCNTLITLIERENQELEEKERAEKKKKSGAANQNTPGGNATGKGANTSKRKADNTPDTAQKHKKKKK, encoded by the exons ATGTCTCAAACAGAGGAACCTATGGACGTTGCTGCAGATGTTGGGGAAAATTCA AATGGATCATCAAGCGACACTACTTCCTCGAGAGGCAAAGAAGGGGATTTCGAAAGTAAAATTGAAACTGATCGTTCAAAAAGATTTGAGTTTCTGTTGAAACAAACTGAGATTTTCTCTCATTTCATGACAAATACTCCCAAATCTGGCAGCAGTCCACCAAAACCAAAAGCCGGCAGACCTAAGAAGATCAAACAAGACGTGGAGCCGGGCGGAGGGTCAGCGGGAGA CCACCGCCACCGAAAGACTGAACAGGAAGAAGACGAAGAGCTACTTGCAGAAACAAACACTAAAGTAAAATCAATATTCCGTTTTGAAGCTTCCCCGcattatattaaaaatggagAAATGCGTGATTATCAAGTAAGAGGTCTTAACTGGATGATCTCCCTGTATGAAAATGGCATCAATGGTATCTTGGCAGATGAGATGGGTCTTGGTAAAACATTACAGACTATTTCTTTGCTTGGATACATGAAGCATTTCAA AAATGTCCCAGGACCGCACATTGTTATTGTTCCAAAATCAACATTAACAAATTGGATGAATGAATTTAAGAAATGGTGTCCATCCCTGAGAGCTGTATGCCTAATTGGTGACCAAGAAACTAGG aGCACATTCATTCGAGAAGTCCTGATGCCTGGTAACTGGGATGTTTGTATTACATCTTACGAGATGATAATTCGGGAGAGATCAGTATTCAAGAAATTTAACTGGAGATACATGGTGATTGACGAAGCTCATCGAATCAAGAATGAAAAGTCAAAACTTTCGGAACTGCTTAGAGAGTTCAAGAGTATGAATCGGCTGCTGCTCACTGGTACCCCACTGCAAAACAATCTCCATGAGCTGTGGGCCCTGCTCAACTTCCTGTTGCCTGATGTATTTAACAGTTCTGAT GACTTTGATTCTTGGTTCAACACTAATGCAGCTCTCGGTGACAATCAACTAGTGTCTCGGTTGCATGCAGTGTTAAGACCATTCTTACTTCGTCGCCTGAAGTCTGAGGTGGAAAGGAAACTTAAACCGAAAAAGGAGGTGAAAGTGTATGTAGGTTTGAGCAAAATGCAAAGAGAATGGTATACTAAGGTCCTGATGAAAGACATTGACGTTG TAAATGGTGCTGGCAAGGTTGAAAAGATGCGACTGCAGAACATTCTTATGCAACTGCGCAAATGCTGCAACCATCCTTACCTATTTGACGGTGCAGAGCCTGGCCCACCCTACACAACTGACTTGCACCTTGTGTACAACTGTGGAAAACTTGCCATCCTTGACAAATTGTTGCCAAAACTCCAAGAGCAGGATTCTAGAGTACTGATATTTTCCCAAATGACCAGGATGTTGGACATTCTAGAAGATTATTGTCTTTGGCGGCAGTATAAG TACTGCCGTTTAGATGGCCAAACACCACATGAAGATAGAAATAGGCAAATCGAAGAGTATAATGCAGAAGGAAGTGAGAAATTTGTCTTCATGCTGTCGACGCGCGCTGGAGGTTTGGGTATTAACTTGACGTCGGCCGATGTCGTCATAATTTACGATTCCGATTGGAATCCGCAAATGGATTTGCAGGCTATGGACAGAGCACATCGTATTGGGCAGAAAAAACAA GTAAGAGTATTCAGACTCATTACGGAAAATACGGTGGAAGAGAAGATTGTAGAACGAGCTGAAGTGAAGCTCAGGTTAGACAAACTCGTGATACAATCTGGTCGCTTAGTTGATCAGAAGAGTCAGCTCAATAAGGACGAAATGCTCAACATGATCAGACACGGTGCCAACCACGTGTTCTCGTCTAAAGATTCTGAAATCACTGAAGAAGATATTGACGTCATATTAGCTAAAGGAGAGCACAAG ACTGAAGAGTTGAAGCAAAAACTGGAGAGTCTAGGAGAATCTTCACTACGAGCCTTTTCCATGGACACACCTGGCGCCACAACAGATTCGGTCTACCAGTTTGAAG GGGAGGATTACAGAGAGAAGCAGAAAGTGTTACCCATTGGTAATTGGATAGAACCGCCTAAACGCGAGCGTAAAGCTAACTATGCAGTGGACGCGTACTTCCGAGAGGCACTGCGCGTGTCCGAACCGAAGGCGCCTAAGGTACAG GCACCTCGTCCTCCAAAGCAACCGATTGTGCAAGATTTCCAGTTCTTCCCGCCACGACTTTTCGAACTTCTGGATCAAGAAATATATCACTACCGCAAAACACTGGG GTACAAAGTTCCTCGGAATCCCGAGTTGGGTCCCGATGCTGCCAAGATTCAAAGAGAAGAACAACGGAAGATAGATGACGCTGAAGCTCTTACTGAAGAAGAAATACAGGAGAAAGAACAGTTGTTAACTCAAG GGTTTACCAACTGGACGAAGCGAGACTTCAACCAATTCATTAAAGCAAATGAAAAATATGGTCGAGATGACATTGAAAacattgccaaagatgttgaagGCAAAACTCCTGAAGAA GTTATGGAATATTCTGCAGTTTTTTGGGAGAGGTGTCACGAACTTCAAGATATAGACAGAATAATGGGACAAATTGAAAGAGGAGAGGCCAAAATACAAAGAAGAGCGTCTATCAAAAAAGCGCTGGATGCTAAGATGGCGCGGTATCGAGCTCCATTCCATCAATTAAGAATCTCGTATGGAACGAATAAAGGAAAAAATTACGTTGAGGAAGAGGACAg GTTCCTCGTGTGCATGTTGCATAAATTAGGCTTCGATAAAGAAAACGTGTATGAAGAACTTCGAGCATCAGTACATGCTGCACCACAATTCAGATTTGATTGGTTCCTCAAGTCCAGAACAGCCGTAGAATTGCAACGCAG ATGTAATACTCTTATAACTTTGATCGAAAGAGAAAATCAAGAACTTGAAGAAAAAGAAAGAGctgaaaagaagaaaaagagtgGTGCCGCCAATCAAAATACACCTGGCGGAAATGCGACTGGCAAAGGCGCTAATACAAGTAAACGCAAAGCCGACAACACACCTGATACCGCCCAAAAGcacaaaaagaagaaaaagtga
- the LOC124632303 gene encoding uncharacterized protein LOC124632303 produces the protein MSSNSWSSEDDEILIDFVRNHEAIYNIKSKDYRKSQLKQNWWREIGEILNKTASDCSKRWCYIRDYYIRRRGKPGTGSSGEAAKKRSDLLSFLDSLPSSQRGSITNVVDENIGDSSVKMENTHDISEGIQTPEDGTKIMENTHNSEETLSNTQGKEDIHKENKAKSSDKKRKHIHTHSQERLNLLKKIVDRNYTQSGLDENDLFFGSMAKIVKRLPPYEQVQLRLQIGSLVGNAELRQISIKSPQDCALSPRLVV, from the exons atgagttccaactcttggagcagcgaggatgacgaaattttaatagatttcgttcgaaaccacgaagcaatatataatataaaaagtaaagactatagaaaaagtcaattaaaacagaattggtggcGTGAAAttggagaaatattaaataaaacag CTTCCGATTGCTCCAAAAGATGGTGCTACATACGAGACTATTATATTCGACGTAGAGGAAAACCAGGTACTGGTTCAAGCGGAGAAGCAGCAAAGAAAAGATCTGATCTCCTGTCATTCTTGGACAGCCTTCCTTCATCCCAAAGAGGCAGTATTACTAATGTTGTAGATGAAAACATAGGAGATAGTAGTGTGAAAATGGAAAACACTCATGATATCAGCGAAGGAATACAAACCCCAGAAGACGGAActaaaataatggaaaatacTCACAACAGCGAAGAAACACTATCAAACACTCAGGGAAAAGAAGATattcacaaagaaaataaagctAAAAGCAGCGATAAGAAACGGAaacatatacatacacacaGTCAAGAACGTCTAAACCTACTTAAGAAAATTGTTGATCGGAATTATACTCAAAGTGGATTAGATGAAAACGATCTGTTTTTTGGTTCAATGGCAAAAATAGTTAAGAGGCTGCCACCTTACGAACAAGTTCAATTGAGATTACAAATAGGATCGTTAGTTGGTAATGCTGAATTACGccaaatttcaatcaagtcACCTCAAGACTGTGCGTTATCTCCAAGACTTGTTGTTTAA